The following coding sequences are from one Nicotiana tomentosiformis chromosome 3, ASM39032v3, whole genome shotgun sequence window:
- the LOC104086115 gene encoding protein SRC2 homolog, whose amino-acid sequence MATGSSSRPPSKPYDLEITIVSAKHLKNVNWHHGDLKPYVIFWVDPDNRRATQADDSGNTRPVWNERFVLHLPQSPHDTVLTLEVFHSKPSETPKPLVGTLRIPLKDLVNLDDPNKIRPFELRRPSGRPHGKIRLKIAIRESPTPQDYQIPPPSSYYYSTAPPPPPSYRSYSPSPYSSHPPPPPLPVVAPPPPASPSPPPPPAHLYPYGGYSDPYSSYYPGYYSQPPPPPPRPFIERQSSYGGGLGSRPSAPADYPPNYDQKRSGKMGMGTGLAVGAAAGALGGLALGEGLKYEEDKIAGRVENNIASRDDYSNYSVEY is encoded by the coding sequence atggcaactggttcttcttcTCGCCCTCCATCGAAACCCTACGATCTCGAGATCACCATCGTCTCCGCCAAGCACCTGAAAAATGTCAATTGGCATCACGGCGATCTCAAGCCCTATGTCATCTTTTGGGTTGACCCGGACAACCGGCGAGCCACTCAAGCCGATGATTCCGGCAATACCCGACCCGTTTGGAACGAGCGGTTCGTCCTCCATCTTCCTCAATCTCCTCACGATACTGTCCTCACTCTCGAGGTATTCCATTCCAAACCCTCAGAAACTCCCAAACCTTTAGTCGGTACACTTAGGATTCCGTTGAAGGACCTTGTTAACTTGGATGATCCGAAcaaaatcagaccttttgagcTCCGACGACCCTCGGGTCGTCCTCACGGTAAGATCCGACTGAAGATTGCTATTCGTGAATCTCCAACTCCCCAGGATTACCAGATACCCCCTCCTTCTAGCTATTATTACTCTACTGCCCCTCCGCCGCCGCCTTCCTATAGATCATATTCTCCTTCTCCGTACTCCTCACACCCTCCTCCTCCTCCGCTGCCTGTAGTGGCACCACCGCCACCTGCTTCTCCATCTCCACCGCCTCCTCCGGCGCATTTGTATCCTTACGGCGGCTACTCTGATCCGTACTCCAGTTACTACCCTGGGTACTACTCTCAGCCACCACCACCTCCTCCTCGACCATTCATTGAGCGGCAATCTAGCTATGGTGGGGGGCTGGGGTCGAGGCCGAGCGCTCCTGCtgattatcctcctaattatGATCAGAAGCGTAGTGGAAAGATGGGAATGGGCACCGGATTGGCAGTTGGAGCAGCGGCTGGTGCGCTCGGAGGATTGGCATTGGGGGAAGGGTTGAAGTACGAGGAAGACAAGATTGCTGGGAGAGTTGAAAACAACATAGCCTCCAGGGATGATTACAGCAATTACAGTGTTGAATATTGA